The genomic stretch TGGAACAACAACATCGGCAATCGCGAGTTCTACATGAACTGcgcccccatcaccatcagcaaGAGCGCCGCCAAGCGTGAGGTTGAGGCTCCCAAGgtcgaggaggctgccgtCCAGAAGCGTGCTTCTGTCGGCTTCTCCTCTCGCCCCGCTCTCTTCGTCGCCAACATTGAAAATGGCTGCTCTGTCGCCGAGGGTACCGATGTTGTTTACCCCAACCCCGGTCCCGATGTCATCAACAACGGCGGCAGCACCGGCGCTCCTTCCGGCAACTGCGGTCCCGCCGGTGCCCCCGCTCCCAACCCCGGcaacggcggtggtgatgctcccgctcccgctcccaccACGACTGAGCAGGCCCCAGTCgttcctcccaccaccacagctgcccccgtcaccaccaaggcTCCCGTCTCTCTTCCCGGCGGTGTCTTCATCACTGTTCCCACTCCTGACAAGCCCGTCACTTCGGCCCCTATCGATGTCCCGGctccccagcccaccacTCTCGTCATTTCCACTCGCCCTGCCAACACTCCCACtgccgcccccgcccccgtTCCCACTGGCGGTGCTGGTCAGCAGCTCGGTTACCCTGCCGGCACTGCCTGCCAGAACGAGGGCTCCTGGAACTGTCTCGGCGACGGCTTCCAGCGTTGCGCCTCCGGCACCTGGTCTGTCGTCCAGGCCATGGCTCCCGGCACCAAGTGCCAGATGGGTGAGGGCACTGAGCTCCTCGTCAACAAGCGTGCTTCCCGCCGCAGCTTCAGGTGGAGACAGGGCTCCAGACTCCAGCTTGCTTAAGCTTTTTCTCTACCTTTTCGGAGATGAACTTCTGCAACTTGCTTGGACAAGGACAGCCATAGACATTGTCCTTGCGTGATGTCGATGGATTTGATGAATTCGTCgaccccttcttctttttcgctTCTAACCATACCCCCTCTTTTCGACCTTCGCTTCTCTGTTATACCCGACACACATTTCTCACATTGTTGGTGTCATTCGTTTATACATCACCACTTTTTGGCCATATTTGATACTGGTCGACATTTTTTTCCCCCACATTTCACAAAGAAGGAGGGGTTCACAAACTGGGAAAGACGGCGTTTTTTCATTGGGAATTGGATTGGGGATGGATGGCAGGCAGCATCTGGTGGCAGCAAATTCATTTCGGGAGAGGACTTCATGTAACAATATGACTTTTTTTTCACACAAACATTTTTTTTAGAGAGGACAAAAGGGAAATGCATTTGGGAGGAACGGCTAGGGTGGTAGGACAGTTTAGATCGTCTCTTCTCGCGAGAAGAGATGGATGAGCAAAATTCCATCGCTTATGACCATACTTGAGTGATTTAAGACTTGTGACCCTGTGGTGCGTGATATGGAATACGATGGTAGAAGAAAAGCAAGACAACAGCTGTTGTATGCAACTCCCACCTGACACTGCATACCATACTATGCTGTCGAACGAGAGATGAAGTGTGACAATATGCCAGACGGCAAACATGCTACACGCATGTACAATCACCGTCTGGAGATTTCCTCCCATCCACTTCCAACAGCCCACTAGTATCGCATGCGTCGATACTGCCATGTGGCTTTCCCAGTGGCGATGTCGAGCTCAAGAAAACACGACCgctacctaccttactcAGTGTGTGACCTCCCTCCTGGCGTTAAACAAAGTCATATGCTTGCCACAAAGCTTTGTATCAGAACTTGCTGATGTGATGTCTCACACACCACTGGACGAGATCAAAGAGGTTTCGAATGCTCGAGGTCCGCAACCGTGTGCCCTCTACATCATGTGGGAAGTCTGCGGCCTCTTCTCGCCCACCTACAAGAGGTACAGCCCAGGCGGTCAGGTTGCCGTatgggttgttgttttgttacCCAGACAAGGAAGTAGGGGCATCAGTTACCTTGAAGCTGAACTTCTCGATTCATCCCATCGTTTGGAGCCGGGCAGGGGGTTTTGTACATTTTTCTTTGACCAGGTAAGCCCCAATTAGGTGCCCCCGTGAGCTTTAACTGAACCTGTGGAGGGAATATCATGCCTCCTCCCGGTTTGGCTTCAGCGGGCTAAATTCCTATCAATTCTGATACTTGTGGAAGCTTGGTGGATAGTACATTAAGGCCCTGCCATTTCCCATCATGACATGTATCCAAAGGACTGTTTGTATAGCTGGTTTTATTACATCGTAatttggagaggggggtttttttttcttttttttttttcttttttttttttttttttttttttttttttttttttttttttttttttttttttttttttttttttttttttgctgtttgTAGATATGTTCTGGTTGTCTTTGAAAAGGCCAAGCTGTCTGTTATCTTGGAGGGAGGTAAGGCTGGTTCTTTTGCTGTCTTTTCCTAAAGAGGTCAGACCATGATATATACAGACGCCTAGCTGTTCATAGATGGAAGGTGGCAGTGAAATATTCCCTCGGAATGGACCCGGGCAACAAAACTTTTTCCTTTGTCATCAAACTGATTTCCAAAGTAGGGAGGGGCCTGAGTCCTGGTGGCTGAACAAATGGTGGCTATTTTCTTTCCAGACCCTGGTTTATTTCTCTTGCTATGACCTATCTCCTACACCATCGTGTATCCTATATCCATTGCCACCAGTTGAACAACCATGTAGGTGGAAATGTAAGCCTATTATGTCAACAAACAAGCACATCCCGAAGCAAACTATGACGAACCGGAATCTCTTTTATTTTCCAAACCATCCAACTCCAGACAATGAACTTGACGAAAGATTACACACGAAAgatcccccatccccccatcccaccacatCTATACACAATcctcacctcacccccttcttACTCCCTCGTCGCCCTGATAGCATTCTCCaacttctccaacccctccttaATCTGCCCCTCCTCGATCGTCAACGCCGGCACGAACCTCAACGTGTTTGTTCCAGCAGTGATGACCAACAaacccctctccctcgccgccttgaCAATCCCCGCCGGGTCCTCACTCAACTGCAACCCCAAaatcaaccccttccccctcacctccttgACCAACTCCggccactcccccctccacctctcaAACGTCTCCCTGAAGATCTTCTCTTTCCTCTTaaccccctccagcagcttctcatcccccaacctctccacgATATTGCAAGCCAACCGACAAGCCAACGGGTTCCCCCCAAACGTAGTCCCATGATCCCCcaccttgatcttctccccaaccctctcgTTAATTATCGTAGCCCCAATAGGAAACCCATTCCCCAACGCCTTCGCCGTGGTCAAAATATCCGGGTGCGCCTCCTTCGGCAGATGCCCATGCGCCCAAAACTGCCCCGTCCGTCCCAACCCACACTGAATCTCATCATAATGCAACAACGCCCCCACCTCCCTGCACCGtctcgccaacctcaccaaaAACTCATCCTCCGCCGGCGtgacccccccctccccctgaaTCGGCTCAACAATAACACTGCATGTCCGTTCCGTCACCAGCCCATCGATCCCAGCAACGTCATTCAGCTCCCCCACCCTAAAACCCGGAACCATGGGCGCAAACGGCTCCTGATACTTGGGGTTAGGCGTCGCCGACAGAGACCCCATCGTCCGGCCGTGAAACGCGTTCCTGAAGCTGACGATCTCCACCTTTTGCCCGCTCGGATCGACAACCTTGCCGACTTTTCTCGCGAATTTGATCCCCGCCTCGTTGGCCTCGCTGCCGGAATTGCAGACGAATACCTGGGCTGCGTCGTGCAtgccccccttttccctcgTCAATCCCACCAGCTTTTTGGATAGTTCCCCCACCCAAGAGTTGTAGTAAAGATTGGAGCAGTGAGTCAGCGTGGTGGCCTGGTCGGCCATGATGGCGCAGAGTTGGGGGTCGTTGTGCCCGAGAGAGTTGACGGCGATGCCGCCCGTGAAGTCGAGGTACTCCCTGCCGGCCGCATCCCAGATCAGGGAGCCGGAGGCTTTGGTGAAGACgatgggggggcgggagTAGGTCGTCACCATgtatggggaggtggagtcGATGAGAGATTGGGATTTGGAGCTGCCCGGCATGATGTCTGGGTGCGTGATTTCCTTGTATTTGGGGACGGTGGCAGTGCTGGCTAGCCTCGTTGATGCCagggagcagcagcgccTGCTCGCCATGGCGGCGAGGCGGAGGGTGGGACGGAGGGACATGATGAagatttaaaaagaaaaaaaaaagaagaaaagctggTGAAGTTAACGGTTGGGGTGTGATACCGACAAATAGAGTTGGATGGAGTTGGAAAAAGTCCAACGGCGCGCAGGAAAAGAAAGCAATTGAGTATTGAGAGATCAATCAATTCTCAAAAGGCGCGGCGTCGACCACTTTAAgaacaggaggaggtggatgaaaGTGACTCAAGAAAGATCCCAGTGACTCAAGAAAGATCCAAGTGACTCCATTGACTGTTGTGACTGTCCAACCCACTTCGCATCTTATCAGATCAATACCCGAGAAAATCTGTCAAGCGATGTCGGGGATGCGCCCGCAAAGGCGCGTGCCCCACTGCAACGGACGGGACTTGGCTCGCTTATCGATAACACAAACCCCTGTCAATTGAGACAATGATTGGGTCATCAAGGTTCTCATTTTCTGTCTCTCGAATATATACGCATACACAACATCATGACGGACATGCAATCCTCAGCGTCAACAACTGCTGTCCACTGGGCAGCTCGGCACTGAGAGAAGTtttctttcccctccccaccaagccCCCTGCATTCTCAAGAGTGTGACAGCCCGCTCGGGCCTCTCCTTAGCAGATAGCGTGAGTTTTGCCTGTCTTCCCCTGAAGAGAATGTTTTTCCTTCTGTGTAAGTGGTCAGCATCATTTCTTCCGACAAAAAAACATAACAAAAGACGTTGCAAATTGCCTTGAAAAAGGGGAGCACAGGACCTTACCCGATACttggggtggttgtgtgAGGCTTTCCCGCTCGAGGTGTTGTGTTTGTGGATGAAGtcctgctgcttcttgatgCTGTCCTGGTCCATCTGTCCGAGAAGCTGTTGACTCTGCTTGATATCAGTGATGAGGCTGTCGCATCGACTGCGCGTAAAATCCTCGCGAACGACTACGCGGAGCATCTTGAGGTTCTCTGTGTTGGGCGCCATGGTATACGCGGGGACAACCCAGCCGCGAACGCGCAACTGGTGAGCGAGGGCGAACTCGTCATAGTTGCGGTCTTCTTGGGGCGGGAGACGGAAGGCTACTAGTGGCAGACCCTCGCCCGACTTCTTggacatgatgatgaagccgAGAGCCTCGAGAGAGTCTGACAAGTAATTGGCCGTTCGCGTCAGGTTGCTCATGATGGCCCTGTATCCGTGTTTCCCAAGTCTGATGAGCTGATAGTACTGGCCAATGACCTGACTGGCCCCTTTGCTGAagttgagggtgaaggaaGCTTGATCGGCGCCGAGGTagttgatgttgaagacGAGCTCTTGGGGCAAGAACTCGGTACTCCTCCacacaacccaaccaacaccaggGTAGACGAGACCATACTAGATCCATGGTCAGCAAAGTCCAAGTGTTTTTCTCAGGGGTGTTGACAAACCTTGTGCCCAGACACGTTGATGGAAACGACATGTTCCAGTCTGAAATCCCATTCAAGGTCTGGCACGACAAATGGTGCCACAAACCCACCGCTAGCAGCATCGACGTGAATCGGCGTGTTCAACCCCTTCTTGGTCAACAAGTCATCGACAGCCTTGACATCCTCATACTCGCCGGTATAAGTCGTCCCGAGAATCACGCAGATGCCAATAGTGTTCTCATCGACAAGATTGACAGTCTCCTCGGGGTCAATGACATATCGCTCCTCGGTGCAGTACAccaacttctcctccacctcgaaATAGCGCGCCGCCTTCTCCCAGCACACCTGAACGGCCGACGACATGACAATGTTGGGTCTGTCGTACGGCTTGCCCTCCTCTATCCTCTTGTTCTTCCAGCGCCTCTTCATCGCAAGCACAGCCAACATGATGGCTTCACTGCTACCGACGCAGGAAGTGCCAATAGCGCCGATATCGTCTTCGACGCCTATCGGGGCGTGAAACAGTCTTCCGATCATGGAGACGCATCGGTTCTGAATGTCGGCCGACTGGGGGTACTCTTCATAGTCGATGAAGTTTTTTGAGAAGGCCTCGGTCATGAGCTTTTCCGCTTCTTCCTCCTACATGCAGCGTTAGCGCATGTTTGAGCTGCTATTGATAGGGGGTACATACCATATAAGTCGTGACAAAAGAAGCCAAACTGTGGCACAACATACAGCCGTTAGCATTTCTGAAGCAGGAACAGCAGCGCACGGATAGTCGCTCGGAGCCGAACGGCCGAACATGATATGACGACTTACTTCAGAATGGGGTTGCCGTCCAGGCTCAAATGGTCCTTGATCAAGCGGTAGGCCACATCTTTAGACATCTCGGCCTCGGGCATCTCGTGCTTGGGGAGGTCTCTGGCGGCAAACCGGGAGCCGTAGACGCTAGTGGTGAAGCTGTCATCGTCATTGACAAGCTGGAGGTGGGCCTTTTTGATGCCACCAGCCAGCTTGCCGTCGACGACCTGGTTTTCGTCGGGGATGGTCGAAAGGTGTACCATCTTGGGCAACCTCGGGAGAGTGTATGTTCTATTGCTGAAATGATATTGCGCAAAGCGATGAGGAGGGGTCTGAGCAAAACAGACAGAGTGGAAATCTCCTTCACAGTGCTagttggaggggggatttTATACTCGACAAACGGTCTAGCAGCTACCTAGAACAGGAACGGGGAGGTCTATTGACAGGCCCTCTTTGTCAGCTGCTGCGCAACACTGGACTGGCAAGAGTTGAGCGTGGGGAGCTTTTGCCCCGGTCATCTCATGATTGTCACGTTGGGGGTTCTACGGGCGGAAATGGGCACACAACTGACCGGTTTCCACGTTGGGCAAAGCCACGTCGATTGAAGCCTCGTTGGGCCTCCACGTTTGTTTTGCGAGAATCgtgagatgaagaagaaaagaggggaGGCCGCCCCCCGAGCTTGCTTCCGCAGTaggaaggaggggttgaggggaaGCAGCAGCTCCTCGAACGAGTACGGACGGACACAAAGCCCACACAAGTTCGAAGTTTAGTGAACACCCTGCATTAGTGGTGACGCAGCCCCCGCGAAGCTTGTCGTCTGGAGCAAATCGAAGGCCGTTGGAGGCGACATTTCCATGCAGCTCGCATGCTTTGCTAGCCCTGCCTGCATCCAGGCTGAGCGGGGTCCCACACACCTCAATTCTCTATTTCTCGACCAATTCAACGTAGCACTGAGATCTAATGTTTTGTGATTGAGGGCTTGTGTTGCAAGTTGAAACTGTCCCTTCGTAACTGCTGCGATGTGCTCAAGAATGCAATGACATCATATCACCGAGACCGGAAAGAGATACTCTCCCAGACTTGGACATTTTTCAGACCCCACTCAATGGAGATGAGGAAAGAGCGTATGAGAGGTTAGGCAGGAGCAGAGGTCCCCCAAACCGATCAAGAATTTTTAGAAATTGGGAGCCAGTTTTGATTCCTTGATGTTCCATTCCAGCTCAGCCTTGACATGTGGTTCGATGCGTGGTGGATATCACGTTCATGTACTCTTTACCGGTTTGGAGCCCTGCCTATTCCAACGTGTGACAATCTACAACGAGCTTTCCCTCATTTGACAACATCTATATCTGACGCATTTGCCACCGAAAAGAAGAGCATGCAGCTTTGCCAGAATGGAACATCGGATGTCGATGCCGGTGACACAAACACTCTCCACCAATCAGAGCTTTGGTAACGCACCGAAGGATCAAGCCACTATTCCCATTCAACCCTTGGGTTGTTCAAAAGGACCATCCAGCCCAGATTGTCTGGAGATTCTGACGTCGCCAATATTTCACAGTTTTGAGCTGGTGTTGTTACTGCCAGCTCAGTCGGTGTGTCGAAACCTCCTCCCGTTCTGCTGTCCAAATACCTTTGACCATGTTGACAGTCGGTAATGCAAATAAATTCCCCCAAGAGACATTAATCATTAAGCCTAGCGTTCAAAATCGCCAAAACCACGGCTCATCCTCTTCACATCAAACCCGATACAACTTCGTACAATATCTCGGCCAACCTGTCACCCTTCTTCCAGATATCATCATGATCACCGCCAGCCTCCATTTCCCGAATATTCAAAGACGATGATTTGCTCAGGTAGGCCCCCATCTTTTCGAGCTGGTCGTACGGCACCAGGCTGTCCTCACGACTCTGGGCCAGAACGACTTGTTTCCCTTCCTGCCATTCGCTTGTCCAATCGTCTGCCGTGGCAGGGCAGGCATCTTTCCAAACGGTCTCGTCGTCTCCAAAGGCGCCACGAGTAAACTCGTCATACGCATCTCTCAGGCCAACATATTCGGGCGGTGGCATGGTGATGAAGCCAGCCAAGTCGTACAGCCCGTTCAGACCAACGACAACGGTGGGCTTCACGATGGCAGTGTCGAGGCCCCATCGCGAGGGGGCCATGACTGCTTGGAATGCGAGGGTTGCTCCACAGCTATGACCGGATAACAACCATGACCCAGTTGCACCACCCAAACGCTGGAGGAATGCCAGGCCATCTAGGACGTCGCTGATGTGATCTGGGTGTCTGGCCTCTCGATTCGGGTCTCGCCCTCCGGTagggtggttggggtggggagAGAGCCGGTAGTTGAGGGATGCCACACCGGCGATGGGAACCGAGCCCTTGGAAAAGGAACTGGCGGCTGCTTGAAGGAGATTGATAGCTGTGGGGGAGAACGACGAGGCGTCAATCATGGGGTCGCGCCAGGCTCCGCCATGGATGTAGACGATCCAGTGTCCTGACtgagaagggagggaaggggcaTCAGGAGCCTGCGAGGTTGCATATCCAGGGGTGCACGAAGCGGGAAGCCAAACATCAAGCGTCTGGAGTGACAAACCACTGTTATCGACGCCCCCAGGAATGTAGGGGACTTGAGATTTGCGCCAGCCGAGGACGTTGCCACTTTCTTCGTCTACCACAGACGTCCAGGGTACTGAAGCCCATGCCAGCTGGTCTTTCTCCGACAGCGATGGCATCGTTGCGGTTGTTGTCTTGTCGAACTTGGATTGTGCACCTGCCGCCGTTGGGAAACCCGAAGACGCAGACCCGGAACAATCGAAGCCATGGCGTCGGCGAACCTTGACCACGATTTGGCTCAAGCGCCTCCACATGGCGGTGGACAGTGGATTGTGTGGACCTGACAAGGACTTCTTTTTAGCTTTCTAGGTGGCGCCGATCGGATCCGGTCTGCAGTCCGGGATGCACTTCCGGTCCGTATGCTCCGGCTTGGGCGGAGACAAAGAAGGCAGACGTATAAAGTCAACAAAAACAACGGGGATATGGCTTGCAAAAGTCAACCGCCGATGATGGAGGACTTGGGAATGGTGAACATCAACACAACAACGACGGTGATGTCATGGTCAAGTAGGCGGCCGTTATCTCTGTTTGCGCTGTTTCCTCGCCTTCCATCCGTGGCGGCCGACGAGCCGACAAATGCCGCGTATTTTCACGGCTTACCAATTCGCATACTACCCGCGTGCATTCTGTACAGTGTGGGTGTGAAACAGAACGTTGGTTGAAAGAAACATGGTGCAGACAAATCGGAGTGCGAACCGAATTGGGGCCCGGAACTCGGAACGGGAGGTGCGCTGTTTTCGGAAGCGACCGAACTGTGTGTGTTTCCGGGGGGGAGGTTACGTAATATTGCGTTGTGTGCGGGTGTAATGTTACCGGGTGGTATTGTAAAGAGTGGTATCAGGGGTCTGTTATTGCTGAAaccaacggcaacggcacaCAAGACGAGacagccgcagccgcagTCCCAGTCGCAGCCACACCACAAGATGTATGTGCTATAAAAAGCGAGAGTGTGTTTTGATTGTATATATATCGAGAGTATCTAGGCAGATTTCCGACATGGTCGATTGATTAGAACCCCGCAAAAATATATGTAAGTTTCTTCTTGCATGGTGTGGGGTTGTTTTTATTCCGATAGGTTCGGGATTTTTTTGAGGTAGGGGATAAAagggttgagggagatggtgggtgggttaATATGGGAGGTGTGGGACTTGGACCgggaggatgggaatgggagaGTGACGATCAGTTGTTCTGgatttttggggggagggatgttgGTGCGGTagttgaaggggaggataaATGGGGTTTTCGGTGGGTAGTTTTGATGACCGGGGAATAATGAGGAAAACGTGGTTTAGATTGGTGTTattgggggggaaggggggggggaggagattgttGCTGGGGGTTTATGAGGTAGGATATCAATATGGTGGGATATATATATGGTGGGATACTATAGCTGTGGTGGGAATGGTAGATGTAGGTGTGCTTGAGGGAGTGGGGGATGGTATATTACTCCGTTGTTTATATAAACCATGACTTGGGCGTGTTGTGCCGTGATCCGGGTGCTTCTACTATCGTTATCACCTCAAGACTTGGTGAGAGGTTGGGATGAGACAGACATGATCGTACGTGAGAGAAAGCATTGGTATGTCGTAAGATGCCTCTCGGATATATGCTGTCTTGCATTTCAGATGGGTGTCTTGTGTGAGCAGTGATAGGCTTGTAAGAGAGCTAGCCAATTTGTGTAGGTATTTTTTCTAGGAGAAATTCTAGCTGGGCATCTCCCCCTAGCTAACCGGGCACACCCAatgggggttagggttctgTATGGCCCCTGACTTTGATGTGATATTCTTGACGACTTTTTCCCATCACCTCTACCATCGATAACTACAACTGTTACTGCCCTGCATTTTGTCCCATATAAATTCATATATAGCTAAGTATTTATACATACTATAGTCAAGCTAAAAATAAAATACAATTGGCACTGTCTATAAGTAATGCCGCTTTCAAATCAATAGCTAGCTAAACTAGTAGCTAAAGCTGTGGGTAAGATTGTAGTTAGCTAGCTAAAGGCTGTGAGTGAGGTtgtaattaaagtaatttgTAAGGCGCGTTTAATTGCTAGAAGGTAGAGAATTAAGCAGTATGGCCTGAAGTATATAGGTTGCGTAGGAGTAAGTGGTTGATGGAGTTGGAATTTCAGGCGCTGTACAGAACCCCAACTCCCATGGGGGGTGAGGTGCCCAGTAAAGCCAGGGGGGGATTGCCCGGCTAGaatttctcttttttaaGATGTTGATAGaaagattttttttttgagggTACCTATTTATCGACGAGCCAAAACCTAAAGCGACGTGTGGTAGTTACCATGTCGAGAGTCTAGTGGCATTGATGTAGAAGCTTGGGATGACCTTTGTATAAGAATCTGGGTTGGGCAGCTCGAGATCTGAAGAATGGTTTCCCCAAATGTGTTCCGTAGAATTATCTGACGAGGAGGCGGTCGAGGTATATGCACAAAAACATTGCCCGAGAACAAAGTCCCCCATCTCAAACACAGAATTTCACAAGTAACAGGGCACGGCAACATTAGACCACAAAGTACATTTACAcaagttttttttattcaCCCTCTCTTTCAAGAGGATAAGAAGCTCTGACACAGAGCAACAAACCAAAAGCTGacttttccccttccccttaaacaaatccccccccccccttttgcCATTTAACCTCCTAATCCTCCATGAATGACCCCCCTAGAATACCAGACAGGGCAAGTAATGCAATGGTCACCAATCAACCACATGACCCAACCCCCCGCTCTAGAAAGTAGCAAAAAGCGCTATAACAAGTGCAACCCATTTTTTGCCTCccagctgttgttgtgtACACTCACCAAACACAAACATACTTAACATACAACCCAATCCAATCCAACCAACCGACCAACCGACcgaccaaccaaccaaccaaccaaccaaccaaccctaTACCCAAAACTAAATATGGTATCcacaa from Podospora pseudopauciseta strain CBS 411.78 chromosome 3, whole genome shotgun sequence encodes the following:
- a CDS encoding hypothetical protein (EggNog:ENOG503NUJY; COG:E), whose product is MVHLSTIPDENQVVDGKLAGGIKKAHLQLVNDDDSFTTSVYGSRFAARDLPKHEMPEAEMSKDVAYRLIKDHLSLDGNPILNLASFVTTYMEEEAEKLMTEAFSKNFIDYEEYPQSADIQNRCVSMIGRLFHAPIGVEDDIGAIGTSCVGSSEAIMLAVLAMKRRWKNKRIEEGKPYDRPNIVMSSAVQVCWEKAARYFEVEEKLVYCTEERYVIDPEETVNLVDENTIGICVILGTTYTGEYEDVKAVDDLLTKKGLNTPIHVDAASGGFVAPFVVPDLEWDFRLEHVVSINVSGHKYGLVYPGVGWVVWRSTEFLPQELVFNINYLGADQASFTLNFSKGASQVIGQYYQLIRLGKHGYRAIMSNLTRTANYLSDSLEALGFIIMSKKSGEGLPLVAFRLPPQEDRNYDEFALAHQLRVRGWVVPAYTMAPNTENLKMLRVVVREDFTRSRCDSLITDIKQSQQLLGQMDQDSIKKQQDFIHKHNTSSGKASHNHPKYRKEKHSLQGKTGKTHAIC
- a CDS encoding hypothetical protein (COG:H; EggNog:ENOG503Q4U4), coding for MWRRLSQIVVKVRRRHGFDCSGSASSGFPTAAGAQSKFDKTTTATMPSLSEKDQLAWASVPWTSVVDEESGNVLGWRKSQVPYIPGGVDNSGLSLQTLDVWLPASCTPGYATSQAPDAPSLPSQSGHWIVYIHGGAWRDPMIDASSFSPTAINLLQAAASSFSKGSVPIAGVASLNYRLSPHPNHPTGGRDPNREARHPDHISDVLDGLAFLQRLGGATGSWLLSGHSCGATLAFQAVMAPSRWGLDTAIVKPTVVVGLNGLYDLAGFITMPPPEYVGLRDAYDEFTRGAFGDDETVWKDACPATADDWTSEWQEGKQVVLAQSREDSLVPYDQLEKMGAYLSKSSSLNIREMEAGGDHDDIWKKGDRLAEILYEVVSGLM
- the ARG8 gene encoding acetylornithine aminotransferase (EggNog:ENOG503NUU1; BUSCO:EOG09262OX9; COG:E), whose protein sequence is MSLRPTLRLAAMASRRCCSLASTRLASTATVPKYKEITHPDIMPGSSKSQSLIDSTSPYMVTTYSRPPIVFTKASGSLIWDAAGREYLDFTGGIAVNSLGHNDPQLCAIMADQATTLTHCSNLYYNSWVGELSKKLVGLTREKGGMHDAAQVFVCNSGSEANEAGIKFARKVGKVVDPSGQKVEIVSFRNAFHGRTMGSLSATPNPKYQEPFAPMVPGFRVGELNDVAGIDGLVTERTCSVIVEPIQGEGGVTPAEDEFLVRLARRCREVGALLHYDEIQCGLGRTGQFWAHGHLPKEAHPDILTTAKALGNGFPIGATIINERVGEKIKVGDHGTTFGGNPLACRLACNIVERLGDEKLLEGVKRKEKIFRETFERWRGEWPELVKEVRGKGLILGLQLSEDPAGIVKAARERGLLVITAGTNTLRFVPALTIEEGQIKEGLEKLENAIRATRE
- a CDS encoding hypothetical protein (EggNog:ENOG503Q49A; CAZy:AA11) — protein: MFSNGFATGAIAFLMAGAQLASAHMEISEPAPFRSKFNPHATNIDYTNTAPLAANGANYPCKGYHSDLGTAAGAPTASYRPGGSYQFKVTGGAPHGGGSCQVSLSYDKGATFTVIQSIIGGCPLASSYPFTIPDDAPEGEAIWAWTWNNNIGNREFYMNCAPITISKSAAKREVEAPKVEEAAVQKRASVGFSSRPALFVANIENGCSVAEGTDVVYPNPGPDVINNGGSTGAPSGNCGPAGAPAPNPGNGGGDAPAPAPTTTEQAPVVPPTTTAAPVTTKAPVSLPGGVFITVPTPDKPVTSAPIDVPAPQPTTLVISTRPANTPTAAPAPVPTGGAGQQLGYPAGTACQNEGSWNCLGDGFQRCASGTWSVVQAMAPGTKCQMGEGTELLVNKRASRRSFRWRQGSRLQLA